A part of Desulfofundulus salinus genomic DNA contains:
- a CDS encoding zinc metalloprotease HtpX, protein MNNFRAWLLMGLLTVLLVLIGNAVAGSSGAFLFFLIALGMNFFGYYFSDKIAIAMTGSQPLAEYEAPELYAMIRNLAQRAGIPMPRVYRTPSPQPNAFATGRNPANAAVAVTDGLMQLLNRSEVEGVLAHEIAHIKNRDVLVGTIAAALAGAITMIANALQWGLIFGGGRNDEEGGNPLSLVGTLLMIILAPLAATLIQLAISRTREFEADATGARLAGSPHGLANALLKLERAAQHIPMQVNPATSHLFIVNPLTAESFARLFSTHPPIAERVRRLQQMQ, encoded by the coding sequence ATGAACAACTTCAGGGCCTGGTTATTAATGGGTCTGCTAACCGTTTTGCTGGTCTTAATTGGTAATGCGGTAGCCGGTAGTTCGGGGGCTTTCCTGTTCTTTCTTATCGCCCTGGGCATGAACTTTTTCGGTTACTATTTCAGCGATAAAATCGCCATCGCCATGACGGGGTCACAGCCCTTGGCCGAATATGAAGCGCCGGAGCTGTACGCCATGATCCGCAATCTGGCACAACGGGCGGGTATCCCCATGCCCCGGGTGTACCGTACTCCGTCGCCTCAGCCCAACGCCTTTGCCACCGGGCGAAACCCGGCCAATGCAGCGGTGGCGGTAACCGACGGTTTGATGCAACTTCTTAACCGTTCGGAAGTGGAGGGCGTTCTGGCCCACGAAATAGCCCACATCAAAAACCGGGACGTGCTGGTAGGCACCATTGCCGCAGCCCTGGCCGGGGCGATTACCATGATTGCCAATGCCCTGCAGTGGGGGCTAATCTTTGGCGGCGGCCGGAATGATGAGGAGGGAGGCAATCCCTTGAGCCTGGTAGGTACCCTGCTCATGATCATCCTGGCCCCCCTGGCGGCCACTCTCATCCAGCTGGCCATTTCCCGCACCCGGGAGTTTGAAGCAGACGCCACCGGGGCCCGTCTGGCAGGTTCTCCCCACGGCCTGGCCAACGCGTTGCTCAAGCTGGAACGGGCCGCCCAGCATATACCCATGCAGGTAAACCCGGCTACCTCTCACCTATTTATTGTTAACCCGCTGACGGCCGAATCTTTTGCCCGTCTCTTCAGCACTCACCCACCCATCGCGGAAAGAGTGCGGCGGTTGCAACAAATGCAATAG
- a CDS encoding FAD-dependent oxidoreductase has product MDKKLAVYICTGCDIGDALDIDALSKVATKEYKVPVCKSHPFLCGAEGVELIKQDMEGEGVNTIVIAACSMRVNYDVFNFPNAIVERVNLREQGVWSHPANDEDTQMLAEDSLRMGIVKAQQSALPEPFQAENLSKTVLVVGGGLAGLTAAAEAARAGYKTVLVEKNPSLGGWVTRLYKQVGLKPPYSELEDVGIAQLIKEVEENPNITVYKGAQIGKIAGAPGMFDVEIKQNSSLAIERVGSIVLATGAVAYDATRLSHLGFGQYPNVITGEMFEEMAARGEFKRPSDGKEVKSVAFILCAGSRDKEHLPYCSAICCTESLKQALYVKEKDPEATVYIFYKDMRAAGNYEFLYQRVQKEGALFFRGEIAGIEEDGGNLVVEFDDVLVGDRIRTEPIDLVVLATGMVPTTAIGERLVVQTDEKGKESEPPADEIIRSNILNLEYRQGPEVPTLKYGFADSHFICFPYETRRTGIYAAGSVRAPMDIPSTIKDATGAALKAIQCIELTAQGSAVHPRVWDLSYPEFFMQRCTQCKRCTVECPFGAINEDEKFNPLPNPTRCRRCGTCMGACPERIISFKNYSVPMIGSMVKAIEVPEEDEEKPRILVFACENDAYPALDMAGINRLTISPWVRIIPVRCLGSMNLIWIADALSKGIDGILLLGCKHGDDYQCHFIKGSELASYRLSKISETLNRLALESDRVRMEQVSIMDYDRIPQIIEDFASKLEEVGPNPYKGF; this is encoded by the coding sequence GTGGACAAGAAGCTGGCGGTTTATATATGCACCGGTTGTGATATTGGGGATGCCCTGGACATTGATGCTCTCTCAAAGGTAGCGACTAAAGAGTATAAAGTACCGGTTTGTAAGTCCCACCCCTTCCTTTGCGGTGCGGAAGGCGTTGAGCTGATTAAGCAAGACATGGAAGGGGAAGGGGTTAACACCATCGTTATTGCGGCCTGCTCCATGCGGGTGAACTACGATGTTTTTAATTTCCCCAACGCTATCGTGGAAAGGGTTAACTTAAGGGAGCAGGGCGTCTGGAGCCATCCGGCCAACGATGAAGATACCCAGATGCTGGCAGAAGACAGCCTGCGTATGGGTATTGTCAAAGCCCAGCAATCGGCCCTGCCGGAACCTTTTCAGGCGGAAAACCTGTCCAAGACCGTCCTGGTGGTTGGCGGAGGCCTGGCCGGTTTGACGGCCGCAGCAGAAGCTGCTCGGGCCGGATACAAAACTGTGCTGGTGGAAAAGAACCCGTCCCTGGGCGGCTGGGTTACCAGGCTATACAAGCAGGTTGGCCTGAAGCCCCCTTATAGCGAGCTAGAAGATGTTGGTATCGCCCAGCTGATCAAGGAAGTGGAAGAGAATCCCAACATTACGGTTTATAAAGGCGCACAAATTGGGAAAATTGCTGGCGCCCCGGGCATGTTTGACGTCGAGATCAAACAAAACAGCAGCCTGGCTATCGAAAGGGTGGGCTCCATCGTCCTGGCTACCGGAGCAGTGGCCTACGATGCCACCAGGTTGAGCCATCTCGGTTTTGGCCAGTACCCCAACGTGATTACCGGCGAGATGTTTGAAGAAATGGCCGCCAGGGGCGAATTTAAGCGGCCTTCCGACGGCAAGGAAGTGAAGAGCGTTGCCTTCATTCTTTGTGCCGGTTCCCGGGATAAAGAGCATTTGCCCTACTGTTCGGCCATCTGCTGCACTGAATCCTTAAAGCAGGCTCTTTATGTGAAGGAAAAGGATCCCGAAGCCACGGTATATATTTTCTATAAAGATATGCGGGCCGCGGGCAACTACGAGTTTCTATACCAGCGGGTGCAAAAAGAAGGAGCCCTCTTCTTTAGAGGGGAAATTGCAGGCATTGAAGAAGACGGCGGAAACCTGGTGGTTGAATTCGATGATGTGCTGGTAGGGGATAGGATTAGAACAGAACCCATTGACCTGGTGGTACTGGCGACCGGCATGGTGCCCACCACTGCCATTGGGGAAAGGCTCGTCGTGCAGACAGATGAGAAGGGCAAAGAATCCGAGCCGCCGGCGGATGAAATCATCAGGTCGAACATCCTGAATCTGGAGTACCGGCAGGGCCCCGAAGTACCTACTTTAAAATACGGCTTTGCGGACTCGCACTTTATCTGCTTCCCCTATGAAACACGCCGGACGGGCATTTACGCCGCCGGTAGCGTGCGGGCGCCCATGGATATTCCCTCAACCATCAAGGATGCTACCGGAGCCGCCCTCAAAGCCATCCAGTGCATTGAACTGACGGCTCAAGGTTCAGCGGTGCACCCGCGGGTGTGGGATCTCTCTTACCCGGAATTCTTCATGCAGAGATGCACCCAGTGCAAGCGGTGCACGGTGGAATGTCCCTTTGGGGCCATCAACGAAGACGAGAAATTCAATCCGCTGCCCAATCCCACCCGGTGCCGGCGTTGTGGTACCTGTATGGGTGCCTGTCCGGAGCGGATCATTTCCTTCAAGAACTACTCGGTACCCATGATCGGCAGCATGGTGAAGGCCATCGAGGTGCCGGAAGAGGACGAGGAAAAACCGAGAATCCTTGTCTTTGCCTGTGAAAACGACGCCTACCCGGCCCTGGATATGGCAGGCATCAATCGCCTGACCATCAGTCCGTGGGTACGGATCATTCCTGTCAGATGCCTTGGCTCCATGAACCTCATCTGGATTGCCGATGCCCTGTCCAAGGGTATTGACGGCATTCTGCTCCTGGGTTGCAAACACGGCGACGACTACCAGTGCCACTTCATTAAGGGCAGTGAACTGGCCAGCTACCGCCTGTCCAAGATCTCAGAAACATTGAACCGCCTGGCTCTGGAATCTGACCGGGTGCGGATGGAGCAGGTCAGCATTATGGATTACGACCGCATCCCTCAAATTATCGAGGACTTTGCCAGCAAACTGGAGGAAGTCGGTCCCAACCCGTATAAAGGTTTTTAA
- a CDS encoding SPW repeat protein, whose protein sequence is MNRYGWLGIVFGIWLIIAPFVLGYSNVVNAMWNDIILGILVAVVSYLTNAELRGARVGGGGENK, encoded by the coding sequence GTGAACAGATACGGCTGGCTTGGAATCGTCTTTGGTATCTGGTTGATCATTGCTCCCTTTGTACTGGGCTATTCCAACGTAGTCAATGCCATGTGGAATGATATCATTTTAGGCATTCTTGTTGCTGTCGTTTCCTACCTGACCAATGCTGAACTCAGGGGAGCAAGGGTTGGTGGTGGAGGAGAAAACAAATAA
- a CDS encoding S1C family serine protease: protein MQNWKRTLAFVALAAFVAGVMFAGGCLLVNDLKPQKDGIPQVNNVANAMPGVGPGTVADIVSKAGPAVVKIDTVKIRNSGRVDPFFNDPFFRQFFGGPFGFQTQPREERGIGSGFIMSQDGYILTNEHVIDGAQKITVTIQGFDQPLPARVVGADYDLDLAVLKVDAGKSLPTLKMGDSNKIRVGDWVIAIGNPFGLDHTVTVGVISAKGRPVTVENRRYKNLLQTDASINPGNSGGPLLNLNGEVVGINTAVAQAQGIGFAIPTSTVKEVLNQLLQGNGKGRPWLGVQMQPVTEEIAAYLELPAAAGALVVGVIPGSPADNAGLVQGDVILQVDNQKVGNPDDVVSIIQKSKVGQRVVLQIYRNGRTRYVPLILAEKPPQLR from the coding sequence GTGCAAAACTGGAAGCGGACCCTGGCCTTTGTTGCGCTGGCGGCCTTTGTGGCCGGTGTAATGTTTGCCGGTGGTTGTTTGCTGGTTAACGATCTCAAGCCGCAAAAAGACGGGATACCCCAGGTTAATAACGTGGCCAACGCTATGCCCGGTGTCGGCCCCGGTACGGTGGCTGATATTGTTTCCAAGGCCGGGCCGGCCGTGGTGAAAATCGATACGGTGAAGATCCGGAATAGCGGGCGGGTGGATCCTTTCTTTAACGATCCCTTCTTCCGCCAGTTCTTTGGTGGGCCGTTTGGTTTTCAGACCCAGCCCCGGGAGGAACGGGGCATTGGTTCCGGCTTTATTATGTCCCAGGACGGCTACATTCTTACCAACGAGCACGTAATCGACGGAGCCCAAAAGATAACCGTAACCATCCAGGGATTCGACCAGCCCCTGCCGGCCAGGGTAGTCGGTGCCGACTACGACCTGGACCTGGCCGTGTTAAAAGTTGATGCCGGCAAGTCCCTGCCCACTTTGAAGATGGGGGATTCCAATAAAATCCGTGTGGGAGACTGGGTGATCGCCATTGGCAATCCCTTCGGGTTGGATCACACAGTAACGGTAGGGGTGATCAGTGCCAAAGGCCGGCCGGTTACGGTGGAAAACCGGCGCTACAAAAACCTTTTGCAAACCGATGCCTCCATTAACCCGGGCAACAGCGGCGGCCCGCTCTTGAATCTCAATGGTGAAGTGGTGGGCATCAATACTGCCGTGGCTCAGGCTCAGGGTATTGGCTTTGCCATTCCCACCAGCACAGTCAAGGAGGTTTTAAATCAGCTCCTCCAGGGTAATGGAAAGGGGCGTCCCTGGTTAGGCGTGCAGATGCAGCCCGTAACTGAAGAAATTGCTGCTTATCTGGAACTGCCAGCGGCAGCAGGGGCGCTGGTGGTAGGTGTTATCCCGGGCAGCCCGGCAGATAATGCGGGATTGGTGCAGGGGGATGTGATCTTACAGGTGGATAACCAGAAGGTTGGAAACCCCGATGATGTGGTGAGTATCATCCAGAAGAGCAAGGTGGGTCAGCGCGTGGTGTTGCAGATCTACCGTAACGGGCGCACCCGTTACGTACCCTTAATTCTGGCGGAAAAACCTCCCCAGTTACGCTGA
- a CDS encoding (Fe-S)-binding protein: MMEPKEISLEMKEYLVAAGAQTLDHCMNCGLCSALCPWRLVSGHTSEVFYIRKMQRLAQLGLEGFDAEDVLFACTTCGTCQRNCPRQVKIIENVRSMRSTTVEAGFVPTPVRSVVGSLHANGNPWSGSREKRMDWQQGVEVPAFTPDTEYLLFVCCTSCYDPRSQKIARSVADLLKKGGVNFGVIGVEESCCGETVRKIGDEELFQKLAESNIKLFKEKGVKKIITTSPHCLYTFKNEYPELGGEFEVVHYTQVLAGLVQEGKLSLTAPLDKKVAYHDPCYLGRHNEIFEAPRTLLKAIPGAELIELSRAKERSLCCAGGGGRLWAEVPRGERFGELRVLDAEERGADILATACPYCVIMLEADCLALDKQETIKVMEISELLSASMGRES; encoded by the coding sequence ATTATGGAACCAAAAGAGATATCTTTAGAGATGAAGGAATATCTGGTAGCAGCCGGAGCGCAAACCCTGGATCATTGCATGAATTGTGGGCTCTGTTCTGCCCTGTGCCCGTGGCGCCTGGTTTCTGGTCATACCAGTGAAGTTTTTTATATCCGGAAAATGCAACGCTTGGCACAGCTCGGCCTGGAAGGCTTCGATGCCGAGGATGTACTTTTTGCCTGCACCACCTGCGGTACCTGTCAGCGGAACTGTCCCAGGCAGGTAAAGATAATTGAAAATGTACGTTCTATGCGGAGTACCACCGTCGAGGCCGGGTTCGTGCCGACTCCCGTGAGGTCCGTGGTAGGAAGCCTGCATGCCAACGGCAACCCCTGGTCCGGGTCGCGGGAAAAGCGTATGGACTGGCAGCAAGGGGTGGAAGTGCCTGCTTTTACGCCGGATACCGAATATCTGTTGTTTGTCTGCTGCACTTCCTGTTACGATCCCCGCAGTCAAAAGATCGCCCGGAGCGTGGCGGATCTTTTGAAGAAAGGGGGAGTGAATTTTGGTGTCATTGGCGTGGAGGAGAGTTGCTGCGGCGAAACGGTCCGCAAGATCGGTGATGAGGAGTTATTCCAAAAACTAGCCGAGTCCAATATTAAACTTTTTAAAGAAAAGGGAGTTAAAAAGATCATCACCACTTCCCCTCACTGCCTGTATACCTTTAAGAATGAATACCCCGAATTAGGCGGGGAGTTCGAAGTGGTACACTACACCCAGGTGCTGGCGGGTTTGGTGCAGGAGGGTAAGCTTTCCCTTACCGCCCCGCTGGATAAAAAAGTGGCCTACCATGATCCCTGTTACCTGGGGCGGCACAACGAAATCTTCGAAGCACCGCGCACTTTGCTCAAGGCCATTCCCGGTGCAGAACTTATCGAGTTGAGCCGGGCAAAGGAAAGAAGCCTTTGCTGTGCCGGTGGCGGCGGCCGGTTATGGGCTGAGGTACCCAGGGGAGAACGTTTTGGAGAATTAAGGGTTTTGGATGCCGAGGAGCGGGGAGCGGATATTCTGGCTACGGCCTGTCCTTACTGTGTGATCATGCTCGAAGCAGATTGCCTGGCTCTGGATAAACAGGAAACAATCAAGGTGATGGAAATTTCGGAGCTCCTGAGCGCGTCGATGGGGAGGGAGAGCTAA
- a CDS encoding Mrp/NBP35 family ATP-binding protein, translated as MSETKCTTCNDKDTGRCNTEQCTGSPVLPQNDASDIKQVVAVMSGKGGVGKSSVSALLAIALARRGYKVGILDADITGPSIPKLFGLVDRPEQFNNYILPVKTSLGIQVMSLNLFLPQEDDPVIWRGPILSSAVKQFWTDVAWGKLDYLIVDMPPGTGDVPLTVMQSLPLNGLVVVSSPQDLAMMVVGKTIKMARQACIPILGLVENMSYITCPHCGEKIQPFGHGSVKEAASKKGLPLLAVLPVDPELAKLADAGRIEDYEETSLRNIEPLVEVVEKGYNRKVEGCENCHHQ; from the coding sequence ATGAGCGAAACAAAATGCACAACTTGTAATGACAAGGATACTGGGCGTTGTAACACAGAACAATGTACCGGTTCTCCCGTCTTGCCCCAAAACGATGCCAGTGATATTAAACAGGTTGTTGCCGTAATGAGCGGAAAAGGGGGAGTGGGCAAATCATCGGTCAGTGCCCTGTTGGCCATTGCCCTGGCCCGCCGGGGTTATAAGGTAGGTATACTGGACGCGGACATTACCGGTCCCAGTATTCCCAAGCTTTTCGGGTTGGTTGACCGTCCCGAACAGTTCAACAACTATATTTTACCGGTGAAAACGTCGCTGGGTATTCAGGTTATGTCATTGAACCTTTTCCTGCCTCAAGAGGACGATCCTGTAATCTGGCGCGGCCCTATCCTTTCCAGTGCCGTAAAACAATTTTGGACCGATGTGGCCTGGGGCAAGCTGGATTACTTAATAGTGGACATGCCTCCGGGTACCGGGGACGTCCCCCTGACAGTAATGCAATCCCTGCCCCTGAATGGACTGGTGGTAGTCTCTTCCCCCCAGGACCTGGCCATGATGGTGGTGGGCAAAACCATTAAAATGGCCCGTCAGGCATGTATTCCCATCCTGGGGTTGGTGGAGAATATGAGCTACATTACTTGCCCCCATTGTGGTGAAAAAATTCAACCGTTTGGTCACGGTAGTGTGAAAGAGGCGGCGAGTAAAAAAGGGTTGCCCTTACTGGCCGTTTTGCCCGTGGACCCGGAGTTAGCGAAACTGGCCGATGCCGGGCGCATTGAGGATTATGAGGAAACATCCCTTCGTAATATAGAACCACTTGTGGAGGTAGTTGAAAAGGGGTACAACAGGAAGGTGGAGGGATGTGAAAATTGCCATCACCAATAA
- a CDS encoding 4Fe-4S dicluster domain-containing protein, whose protein sequence is MNPHFAKKLQKFGAKTVSQCFSCGTCTAVCSLATDEQQFPRKFMRYVQLGLEDKIKHSVEPWLCYYCGDCQKNCPRKADPGELMMALRRYLTSVYDWTGLSRKLYTSMAWKVLSVGLLFFATLAVVYSFSGEMVTERVELETFAPAHIVHPVGYVFGAVLAFLLLSNVYRMYRLVMGPYAAGIPLSVYIQELGTLIVHFATQARMRLCTNKSRWLRHFLIMSGYFVAFMLVNIDVVTRWSLTNEPPMWWHPGKLLWSYASIAMLYATTEAIIGRLSKKEPIHQYSHSTDWMFLILLWFTVFTGLLMRIFMELGMPLPTYHTFALHLAFTVPLLGLEVPFTKWSHLAYRPFALYFLRLRERALEMQRSKGEISQVGVSG, encoded by the coding sequence GTGAACCCTCATTTTGCTAAGAAACTCCAGAAGTTTGGGGCTAAAACTGTCTCCCAGTGTTTTAGTTGCGGAACTTGTACGGCCGTTTGTTCCCTGGCAACGGATGAGCAGCAGTTTCCGCGCAAGTTTATGCGGTACGTGCAGTTGGGCCTGGAGGATAAGATCAAGCATTCCGTAGAGCCGTGGCTTTGTTATTACTGTGGGGATTGCCAGAAAAACTGTCCGAGGAAGGCCGATCCGGGCGAACTGATGATGGCGCTGCGGCGGTACCTGACGTCCGTTTACGACTGGACTGGTCTTTCACGGAAGCTTTACACGTCTATGGCATGGAAAGTGCTTTCGGTAGGTCTTCTCTTCTTTGCCACCCTGGCCGTTGTCTACAGTTTCAGCGGCGAAATGGTTACCGAGAGGGTGGAGCTGGAGACATTTGCCCCCGCACACATTGTTCACCCTGTAGGCTACGTTTTTGGTGCGGTCTTGGCCTTTTTACTGCTTTCCAATGTTTACCGTATGTACAGGCTCGTCATGGGTCCCTATGCGGCCGGCATCCCGTTATCCGTATACATCCAAGAGCTGGGTACCCTTATTGTGCATTTTGCTACACAGGCGAGGATGCGTCTCTGCACCAATAAGTCGCGTTGGTTGAGGCACTTCCTCATCATGAGCGGTTACTTTGTGGCTTTCATGTTGGTGAACATCGATGTTGTTACCAGGTGGTCTTTGACCAACGAACCGCCCATGTGGTGGCACCCGGGTAAGCTGCTCTGGAGTTACGCCTCTATTGCCATGCTGTACGCCACTACTGAGGCCATTATTGGGCGCTTAAGCAAGAAAGAGCCAATTCACCAGTATTCCCATTCCACTGACTGGATGTTCCTGATCCTGCTCTGGTTTACAGTTTTCACGGGGTTACTCATGCGTATTTTCATGGAACTGGGCATGCCTTTGCCGACCTATCATACCTTTGCCCTTCACCTGGCTTTCACGGTACCTCTTCTGGGTCTGGAGGTCCCCTTTACCAAGTGGTCTCACCTGGCCTACCGGCCCTTCGCCCTCTACTTCCTCCGTTTAAGGGAAAGAGCCCTGGAAATGCAACGGTCCAAAGGTGAAATATCCCAGGTGGGAGTCAGCGGTTAA
- a CDS encoding class I adenylate-forming enzyme family protein, with protein MNLALRLAEVGRLSPDHEALVFHDQRIPYATLNYWINRLANGLKKLGLAPDERVLIALENCPEFVVSFYAVMRAGGIAVPIDPLYTIHEVAVIARDASPALVICNSANISLFTELARELPIPRGFIVTNVTKTVPNAYCYEELLVSSPADDPARPRERDDVAEILYTPGNTGKPKGVMLTHSNLYSNASTFARFCGLTPQDRTLLVAPAHHSAAQTCVLHASLVAGATMVIQEKWPGARAVLQTIQDEKITFFFGPPTMYVLLLEDPQAENFDLSSWKIAFCGGAHLPVQVFHAFEKKFGLQITEGYGLTETSPVVCCNPVSGVKKPGSVGPPIPGVEVKIVDYEDQPLPDGQVGEIVVQGPNVMKGYFNQEEETQKVLRNGWLHTGDLGYMDENGYVFIVGRKKNVIIRGGLNIDPREVEEVLYLHPQVFDAVVVGIPDPVMGEEVTALVMPRSHERLDPAELQAFCAQRLAPYKVPRKIQFIESLPKTTSGKLLKKELKLILEHMCENTPS; from the coding sequence ATGAACCTGGCCTTGAGGCTGGCCGAAGTCGGCCGGCTTTCCCCCGATCACGAAGCCCTGGTTTTTCACGACCAACGCATACCCTACGCCACCCTCAACTACTGGATTAACCGTTTAGCCAACGGCCTAAAAAAGTTAGGGCTGGCACCGGATGAACGGGTGCTCATTGCGCTGGAAAATTGCCCCGAATTCGTGGTTTCCTTTTACGCAGTTATGCGTGCGGGGGGCATTGCCGTTCCCATTGATCCCCTTTATACCATTCATGAAGTAGCAGTTATTGCCCGCGACGCCTCCCCTGCCCTTGTCATTTGTAACTCTGCAAATATTTCCTTGTTTACCGAACTCGCCAGGGAACTCCCTATTCCCCGGGGCTTCATTGTTACAAACGTTACAAAAACTGTTCCAAATGCATATTGCTACGAGGAATTGCTGGTATCGTCTCCCGCCGACGACCCTGCCCGGCCCAGGGAAAGGGACGACGTTGCGGAAATACTTTACACCCCCGGCAATACCGGTAAGCCCAAGGGAGTGATGTTAACCCACAGCAATCTTTACAGCAATGCGTCCACCTTTGCCCGCTTCTGTGGGCTCACTCCCCAGGACCGGACCTTGCTGGTAGCGCCGGCCCACCACTCGGCGGCCCAAACTTGTGTATTGCATGCTTCCCTGGTCGCCGGAGCCACGATGGTTATCCAGGAAAAATGGCCTGGTGCCCGCGCGGTCTTACAAACCATCCAGGATGAAAAGATCACCTTTTTCTTTGGCCCGCCCACCATGTATGTGTTGCTGCTGGAAGACCCGCAGGCCGAAAATTTTGATCTCAGCTCCTGGAAAATCGCCTTTTGCGGTGGCGCTCACCTGCCCGTCCAGGTTTTCCACGCCTTTGAGAAAAAGTTTGGCCTGCAGATTACGGAGGGTTACGGCCTTACCGAAACTTCCCCGGTGGTGTGCTGCAATCCCGTCTCTGGGGTCAAAAAACCGGGTTCCGTCGGCCCCCCCATCCCGGGCGTGGAGGTAAAAATTGTAGATTATGAGGATCAACCCCTACCTGACGGTCAGGTGGGAGAAATCGTGGTCCAAGGACCAAACGTAATGAAGGGGTACTTTAACCAGGAAGAAGAAACCCAAAAGGTACTCCGCAACGGCTGGCTGCATACGGGGGACCTGGGTTATATGGATGAAAACGGCTATGTATTCATCGTTGGCCGCAAAAAGAACGTCATCATCCGTGGAGGATTAAACATCGATCCCCGGGAGGTCGAAGAGGTTCTCTACCTGCATCCCCAGGTTTTCGATGCCGTGGTGGTAGGTATCCCCGATCCGGTGATGGGGGAAGAAGTGACGGCCCTGGTCATGCCCCGGAGCCACGAAAGGCTCGACCCCGCGGAATTGCAGGCCTTCTGTGCCCAAAGGCTGGCCCCTTACAAGGTGCCCCGTAAAATACAGTTTATCGAAAGCCTGCCCAAAACAACTTCCGGAAAGCTGTTGAAAAAAGAATTAAAACTGATATTAGAACATATGTGTGAAAATACCCCTTCCTGA
- a CDS encoding N-acetylmuramoyl-L-alanine amidase — protein sequence MVIVLDLGHGGRDPGAVGFGLQEKDVVLALGRQVLSFLEDYQVNVIPTRTSDVYVSLADRANLANHHKADFFCSLHINSGGGSGFESYIHPDASQKSQSMAATLHREVSKFYLERGFPDRGLKRANFAVLRKTTMPAVLLENLFIDNPQDAACLADPVFLRDLAFAITGGLARTLGLKKRTGWDPNEEIKRLKEHGLITGDHAPNAAVTWGELATVLNRLLDRFEN from the coding sequence ATGGTGATCGTTTTGGATCTCGGGCATGGTGGTCGGGATCCCGGGGCGGTTGGTTTTGGTCTGCAAGAAAAAGACGTGGTTTTAGCCCTGGGCCGGCAGGTCCTGTCTTTTTTAGAGGATTACCAGGTTAATGTTATTCCCACCCGCACCAGTGATGTTTATGTTTCCCTGGCCGACCGGGCAAACCTGGCCAACCACCACAAGGCTGATTTCTTTTGTTCCCTGCATATTAACTCAGGCGGAGGAAGCGGTTTTGAAAGTTACATTCATCCCGACGCATCCCAGAAAAGCCAGTCAATGGCTGCTACGCTGCACCGGGAAGTTTCCAAATTTTACCTTGAGAGGGGCTTCCCCGACCGGGGTTTGAAGAGGGCCAATTTTGCCGTCCTGAGGAAGACAACGATGCCGGCTGTACTTCTGGAAAATCTTTTTATAGATAACCCTCAAGATGCCGCCTGTCTTGCCGATCCGGTATTTCTGCGGGACCTGGCATTTGCCATCACAGGGGGTCTTGCACGGACTTTAGGTTTGAAGAAACGCACCGGTTGGGATCCCAATGAGGAAATTAAACGTTTGAAGGAACACGGCCTTATTACCGGTGACCATGCTCCCAATGCAGCTGTTACCTGGGGTGAGCTGGCAACGGTTTTGAACCGCCTGCTGGACCGCTTTGAAAATTAA